A region of Planococcus sp. MSAK28401 DNA encodes the following proteins:
- a CDS encoding saccharopine dehydrogenase family protein: MKFAVLGAGLMGKQAARDLLRNEQVEKVILADRTTEKAQAFRQQLNDPRLEIAKMDASNNIELKQVIAQADVVINALFYTFNEKVAKIAIECGVHSVDLGGHIGGATDKVLAMHEQAASQGVTVIPDLGVAPGMINILTGYGASQLDEVESIRIYVGGIPLHPEPPLEYKHVFSLEGVFDHYTDPSHVIRGGALEEVESLSEIEPIAFEGFNELEAFHTSGGTSTLTKTFHDVDSLEYKTIRYRGHADKFRLLVELGLTNREEKVTAGGHEVSLREVLLKVLEPITELGEDKDAVLLRVTVSGLKEQEECTYRYEMVTIRDESTGVTAMAQATAYSISVVAQMIADGRIQKRGVYPPEQVVPGDVYIAEMKRRGVHIEETVQRATHHN, encoded by the coding sequence ATGAAATTTGCGGTACTCGGAGCTGGATTGATGGGGAAACAGGCAGCGCGTGATTTACTTCGTAATGAGCAGGTGGAGAAAGTGATTCTGGCAGACCGGACAACGGAAAAAGCGCAAGCGTTCCGCCAGCAATTGAACGATCCGCGGCTTGAAATCGCCAAGATGGATGCAAGTAATAATATTGAACTAAAGCAAGTCATCGCACAGGCAGATGTCGTGATCAATGCGTTGTTCTATACCTTCAATGAGAAAGTGGCAAAAATCGCGATTGAATGCGGGGTTCATTCCGTCGACCTCGGCGGGCATATCGGCGGCGCTACGGACAAGGTGCTTGCCATGCACGAGCAAGCGGCCAGCCAAGGCGTGACCGTCATACCGGATCTTGGTGTTGCGCCAGGGATGATCAATATTTTAACCGGCTATGGGGCAAGCCAATTGGATGAGGTCGAATCGATCCGCATTTATGTCGGGGGTATTCCGCTTCACCCGGAACCGCCGCTCGAATACAAACATGTTTTCTCGCTCGAAGGCGTTTTTGATCATTACACCGATCCGTCGCATGTCATTCGCGGCGGGGCATTAGAAGAGGTCGAGTCGCTATCGGAAATCGAGCCGATCGCGTTCGAAGGGTTCAATGAGCTGGAAGCATTCCATACTTCAGGCGGCACATCGACCTTGACAAAAACCTTCCACGACGTGGATTCGCTGGAATACAAAACGATTCGCTACCGGGGGCATGCCGATAAGTTCCGTTTGCTTGTCGAATTAGGCTTGACGAACCGGGAAGAAAAAGTGACTGCTGGCGGGCATGAAGTTTCACTCCGCGAAGTGTTGCTGAAAGTGCTGGAGCCGATTACAGAACTGGGCGAAGACAAAGATGCAGTGCTTTTGCGTGTGACGGTTTCCGGGTTGAAAGAGCAAGAGGAATGCACATACCGATATGAAATGGTGACCATTCGCGATGAGTCAACCGGTGTCACGGCGATGGCGCAGGCAACGGCCTACAGCATCTCTGTCGTGGCGCAAATGATTGCGGATGGGCGCATCCAAAAACGCGGCGTCTATCCGCCCGAGCAAGTGGTGCCGGGTGATGTATACATCGCGGAAATGAAGCGGCGCGGCGTACACATTGAAGAAACCGTACAGCGGGCAACGCATCATAACTAG
- a CDS encoding IS110 family transposase, translating to MKHVIAFDVSMGKSYIVVYNALKTCIAEKEIQHTREDFAALKLLIDDLTAGYDEVPHLVFESTGVYSRQLERFMQENSYPYYLMNPLEAKLQNDRLRKHKTDRADAHQLASSHFQNERRLETPSLDVYRQLKKLSRHYTDLDAELAVVRGRLHTELQLTFPELTDLFTTKSDLFLRLVQLFPHPDLVLGNSKTLLRNRILANTEKRTSTKKAEEKAIQLLDAANSSYPAVKVDDLACELVRLYAKRFQELVFLKEACIEKMAALASPLDEYAILLSIPGIGDNTAVRLLAEIGDIGRFENHKQLNAFAGIDIRRYQSGKFLARDRINKRGNKHLRKLLYIIIMNMLKQKRLSQNHLVDYYQKLKKQPYNKCHKVAVVACMNKLLKTIHHLVTHQLRYDYRLSPCTVAPKV from the coding sequence ATGAAACATGTCATCGCTTTTGATGTCAGTATGGGGAAAAGCTATATTGTGGTCTATAACGCGCTGAAAACCTGTATCGCTGAAAAAGAAATCCAGCACACGCGCGAAGATTTTGCTGCGTTGAAGCTGCTGATTGACGACCTAACCGCAGGTTATGATGAGGTGCCACACCTGGTATTTGAATCCACCGGCGTTTATTCACGCCAACTCGAACGCTTCATGCAAGAAAACAGTTATCCGTATTATCTGATGAATCCCCTGGAAGCCAAACTGCAGAATGACCGGTTGCGGAAACATAAGACGGACCGCGCAGACGCTCATCAGCTCGCAAGCAGCCACTTCCAAAATGAACGTCGCCTGGAGACACCGTCATTAGATGTCTACCGGCAACTCAAGAAACTATCCCGGCATTACACGGATCTGGATGCGGAGCTGGCCGTCGTCAGGGGACGTCTGCACACGGAACTGCAGCTCACTTTCCCGGAACTGACTGACTTGTTCACGACAAAATCGGACCTCTTTCTTCGGTTAGTGCAGTTGTTTCCGCATCCCGACCTCGTGTTAGGGAACTCCAAAACGTTGCTTAGAAACCGGATTCTCGCCAATACTGAAAAGCGAACGTCCACTAAAAAAGCAGAAGAAAAAGCCATCCAACTGCTGGATGCCGCCAATAGTTCCTACCCTGCGGTAAAGGTCGATGACCTTGCTTGTGAGCTGGTTCGACTGTACGCTAAGCGGTTCCAGGAGCTTGTCTTTCTGAAAGAGGCGTGTATCGAGAAAATGGCCGCGCTTGCTTCTCCGTTGGACGAGTATGCCATTCTGTTAAGTATTCCAGGCATCGGAGACAATACCGCCGTTCGCTTGCTAGCTGAGATTGGCGATATCGGGCGATTTGAGAATCATAAGCAGTTGAATGCCTTTGCCGGCATCGACATTCGCCGTTACCAATCCGGTAAGTTTCTCGCAAGGGACCGCATCAATAAACGCGGAAACAAACACCTCCGCAAACTGCTTTACATTATCATTATGAACATGCTTAAACAGAAGCGCCTGTCTCAGAACCACCTGGTGGATTATTATCAGAAATTAAAAAAACAACCTTATAACAAATGTCATAAGGTTGCCGTGGTGGCCTGCATGAACAAGCTGCTCAAAACGATTCACCACTTGGTCACACACCAATTACGCTACGATTACAGGCTAAGCCCCTGTACCGTGGCACCTAAAGTTTAA
- a CDS encoding helix-turn-helix domain-containing protein — translation MAKYSEEFKLKLVKEYAEGKLGYRRLAHKYGLPDPSPIMRWVRAYQEFGLKALRRKQTKQVYSVQFKVDVLHFMEHTGASYQDAAIHFKMNNPSLIVNWNRRVLEKGVKGLEARAKGRPSMSKRPKPIKNEKPLSREAQLERENELLRLEVAYLKKLKAFQENPDAFLEKHKQRWRSNSTKKDSD, via the coding sequence ATGGCGAAATATAGCGAAGAATTTAAGTTGAAGCTAGTGAAGGAATACGCAGAAGGAAAGTTGGGGTATAGACGCTTAGCCCACAAATACGGCTTGCCAGATCCCTCTCCGATTATGCGCTGGGTTCGGGCGTATCAGGAGTTTGGCCTTAAAGCCTTGCGGAGAAAGCAGACAAAACAAGTGTATTCTGTTCAATTCAAAGTGGATGTATTACACTTTATGGAACACACAGGTGCTTCTTACCAAGACGCAGCGATCCATTTCAAGATGAACAATCCTTCACTCATTGTGAATTGGAACCGTCGAGTTCTGGAGAAAGGGGTAAAAGGCCTGGAAGCACGAGCGAAAGGACGGCCCTCCATGTCAAAAAGACCAAAACCGATCAAGAACGAAAAGCCCCTGTCTCGGGAAGCGCAATTGGAACGGGAGAATGAGCTCCTTCGTTTGGAAGTGGCGTATTTAAAAAAGTTAAAAGCTTTCCAGGAGAATCCGGATGCCTTCCTCGAAAAGCACAAGCAGCGCTGGCGTTCGAACTCCACGAAGAAGGATTCCGATTAA
- a CDS encoding aldehyde dehydrogenase family protein: MKLTNFVNGEFQQEAGASFVPVVNPATGEELAAVQRSTAADVEEAVKAAKAAQKGWALVPAPKRADYLYEIGRLMKERKEQLAAVLTKEMGKVIEEGRGEVQEGIDMAFYMAGEGRRLFGETTPSELADKFAMSVRAPIGVVGLITPWNFPVAIATWKSFPAIVAGNAFIWKPATETPMMAYEMAKIFKEAGLPDGVANIVFGSGSEVGTAMIEHRDVRVISFTGSTDTGRKVAELGGRHLKKVSLEMGGKNAVIVMDDADLDLAVDGILWSAFGTAGQRCTACSRVIVHRDVKEQLQQRLLEKMDKLTIGDGMDESVKVGPVINKKALEKIHSYIEIGKEEGAELVRGGEILTGGHYDKGNYYAPTLFAGVTPGMRIAQEEIFGPVISLIEVASFEEAIEVNNGVIYGLSSSIFTADVNRAFKAQRDLDTGIVYINAGTTGAEIHLPFGGTKGTGNGHRDSGVAALDVFTEWKSVYVDFSGKLQRAQIDNES; encoded by the coding sequence ATGAAACTGACGAATTTTGTAAATGGGGAATTCCAACAGGAGGCGGGTGCTAGTTTTGTGCCTGTCGTCAATCCGGCAACAGGCGAAGAGTTGGCAGCGGTACAGCGGTCAACTGCCGCAGATGTAGAGGAAGCGGTGAAAGCAGCCAAAGCAGCGCAGAAAGGCTGGGCACTTGTCCCGGCACCGAAACGCGCGGATTATTTATATGAAATCGGGCGCTTGATGAAAGAGCGGAAAGAACAGCTCGCGGCAGTGTTGACGAAAGAAATGGGGAAAGTGATCGAAGAAGGCCGTGGCGAAGTTCAGGAAGGCATCGACATGGCGTTCTATATGGCAGGCGAAGGCAGAAGGTTATTTGGCGAAACGACGCCTTCGGAACTTGCGGATAAATTCGCGATGAGTGTCCGTGCGCCGATCGGTGTCGTCGGGCTTATCACCCCGTGGAATTTTCCGGTAGCGATTGCAACGTGGAAATCTTTCCCGGCGATCGTCGCGGGCAATGCATTCATCTGGAAACCAGCGACTGAAACGCCGATGATGGCTTATGAAATGGCTAAGATTTTCAAGGAAGCGGGCTTGCCGGACGGTGTGGCGAATATCGTTTTCGGTTCCGGTTCAGAAGTCGGGACGGCGATGATCGAGCACCGGGATGTCCGGGTCATTTCGTTTACGGGCTCGACGGATACAGGACGTAAAGTAGCAGAACTCGGCGGACGCCATTTGAAGAAAGTATCGCTTGAGATGGGCGGGAAAAATGCGGTCATCGTCATGGACGATGCGGATTTGGACCTAGCAGTCGACGGTATTTTATGGAGTGCGTTCGGCACCGCAGGCCAGCGATGCACCGCCTGCAGTCGTGTCATCGTCCATCGGGATGTCAAAGAACAGCTGCAGCAGCGCCTGCTTGAAAAGATGGACAAATTGACGATAGGTGACGGCATGGATGAATCCGTCAAAGTCGGGCCGGTCATCAATAAGAAAGCACTCGAGAAAATCCATTCCTATATTGAAATCGGCAAAGAAGAAGGTGCAGAACTCGTCAGGGGCGGCGAAATCTTAACGGGCGGGCATTACGATAAAGGGAACTATTACGCACCGACATTGTTTGCGGGTGTAACGCCAGGAATGCGCATTGCACAGGAAGAGATTTTCGGGCCAGTCATTTCCTTGATTGAAGTTGCAAGTTTCGAAGAAGCGATCGAAGTGAACAACGGAGTCATTTACGGATTGTCGAGCTCAATTTTCACAGCGGATGTTAACCGGGCATTCAAAGCCCAGCGCGACCTCGATACAGGAATCGTCTACATCAACGCCGGAACGACGGGGGCTGAAATCCATTTGCCGTTCGGTGGCACAAAAGGCACCGGCAATGGCCACCGCGATTCAGGCGTCGCAGCACTTGACGTCTTTACCGAATGGAAAAGCGTCTATGTGGACTTCAGCGGCAAACTGCAGCGGGCACAGATCGACAACGAATCATAA
- a CDS encoding MerR family transcriptional regulator: MYKVQEVAKIAGVSVRTLHHYDSIDLMKPSNKGSNRYRYYSDDDLKLLQQILFLKELGFSLKKIQEIIKNGYDAEYAMARHIELLEQKKFRIEQLIDNARMTQEEFSSGEPLSNEQRFSAFSIRHTPDRIDLYQKPEIEVSVKDDLENIKEETSVLEASEPEAAKPQKEAENLEEIDREANRIYSAVASLMDLPADAREVQKEMAAYYHLLDRFYECTPNMFRNLANLYANDSRFSRTIDQHGDGLSDYLKDAMHVHADALQHA; the protein is encoded by the coding sequence ATGTACAAAGTACAAGAAGTGGCAAAAATCGCGGGCGTTAGCGTACGGACGCTGCACCATTACGACAGCATCGATTTAATGAAACCGAGCAATAAAGGATCGAACCGATACCGCTATTACAGCGACGACGACTTGAAATTGCTGCAGCAAATCCTATTCCTTAAAGAACTCGGATTTTCATTGAAGAAAATCCAGGAAATCATAAAAAATGGCTATGATGCAGAATATGCCATGGCACGCCATATCGAATTGCTTGAACAGAAAAAATTCCGCATTGAGCAATTGATCGATAACGCACGGATGACGCAAGAGGAGTTTTCATCGGGAGAACCCCTCAGCAACGAACAGCGCTTTTCTGCGTTCTCCATCCGCCATACGCCGGATCGCATCGACTTGTACCAGAAACCTGAAATTGAAGTATCCGTCAAGGACGACCTTGAAAACATCAAGGAAGAGACTTCTGTGCTGGAAGCTTCAGAACCGGAAGCAGCAAAACCGCAGAAAGAAGCCGAGAACTTGGAAGAGATCGACCGGGAAGCGAATCGCATCTACAGCGCTGTTGCGAGCCTTATGGATTTGCCGGCCGATGCACGGGAAGTCCAGAAGGAAATGGCCGCGTATTACCATTTGCTCGACCGCTTCTATGAATGCACGCCGAACATGTTCCGCAACTTGGCCAATCTTTATGCGAACGACAGCCGCTTTTCGCGGACCATCGACCAGCATGGCGACGGTCTATCCGACTATCTGAAAGACGCGATGCACGTGCACGCGGATGCCCTGCAGCATGCATGA
- the trhO gene encoding oxygen-dependent tRNA uridine(34) hydroxylase TrhO, translating to MQNHTHNVLLYYLYTPIENPEEFAAEHLAACKELGLKGRILVSDEGINGTCSGTIEQTEQYMEMLKSDSRFADIVFKIDEAEGHAFKKMHVRAKNEIVHLGLEEDIDPNELTGNYLEPKEFYKLMQDQDTVVIDARNDYEYDLGHFRGAVRPDVETFRDLPEWIRDNKEQFEGKKILTYCTGGIRCEKFSGWLKREGFDDVNQLHGGIVTYGKDPEVQGKLWDGQLYVFDERIAVPVNRVEHTVVGKDHFTGEPCERYVNCANPECNAKILSSEENEHKYMRSCSDECREHPRNRYAFEHGLTGEEVKQRLDALKETAQS from the coding sequence ATGCAAAATCATACACATAATGTCTTACTGTACTATCTATACACCCCAATTGAAAATCCGGAAGAGTTCGCTGCCGAGCATTTGGCTGCCTGTAAGGAATTGGGATTGAAAGGCCGCATCCTCGTATCGGACGAAGGAATCAATGGCACATGCTCCGGTACGATCGAGCAAACGGAACAATACATGGAGATGCTTAAGAGTGATTCGCGCTTTGCGGACATCGTCTTTAAAATCGACGAAGCAGAGGGCCATGCTTTCAAAAAAATGCACGTTCGTGCGAAAAACGAAATCGTCCACCTTGGACTTGAAGAAGATATCGACCCGAACGAATTGACCGGAAATTATTTGGAACCAAAAGAATTTTATAAATTGATGCAAGACCAGGATACCGTGGTCATCGATGCACGCAACGACTACGAATACGACTTGGGCCATTTCCGCGGTGCGGTGCGTCCTGACGTGGAAACCTTCCGTGATTTGCCGGAGTGGATCCGCGACAATAAAGAGCAGTTTGAAGGCAAGAAAATCCTGACCTATTGCACAGGCGGCATCCGCTGTGAAAAATTCTCAGGATGGCTGAAACGTGAAGGCTTTGATGACGTCAACCAACTTCACGGGGGCATCGTCACCTACGGCAAAGACCCAGAAGTCCAGGGCAAGCTTTGGGATGGCCAATTGTACGTCTTTGATGAGCGCATCGCTGTGCCGGTCAATCGCGTGGAGCATACCGTTGTCGGGAAAGACCATTTCACGGGCGAGCCTTGTGAGCGCTATGTCAACTGCGCAAACCCTGAATGCAACGCGAAGATTTTATCTTCAGAAGAAAACGAGCATAAATACATGCGTTCATGTTCAGATGAATGCCGCGAGCATCCACGCAACCGCTATGCTTTTGAACACGGGTTGACTGGCGAAGAAGTAAAACAGCGCCTTGATGCATTAAAAGAAACTGCACAATCATAA
- a CDS encoding DedA family protein — MEQWITSIMENYGYFGIFLLILLENVFPPVPSEVVLTAGGFMTTTTSLTVWGVILSATAGSVAGAVMLYGLGLLLDVERLEQIIDKHGNWLRLKKADLYKADRWFDRFGVFAVFIGRLIPLVRSLISIPAGMSNMKFVLFLAFTTAGTLIWNTVLVYIGQAVGENRKEILEQLGIYSNIVYALLFAGAIIGLWLFKKKRSAGR, encoded by the coding sequence ATGGAACAGTGGATTACATCGATTATGGAGAATTACGGCTATTTCGGGATTTTCTTGCTTATTTTGTTGGAGAATGTGTTTCCGCCGGTGCCGTCAGAAGTGGTTCTGACAGCTGGCGGATTTATGACAACTACCACAAGCCTTACCGTGTGGGGAGTCATCCTATCAGCAACGGCAGGGTCTGTTGCCGGTGCTGTCATGCTCTATGGGCTTGGGCTTCTGTTGGATGTAGAACGGCTGGAACAGATTATCGATAAACATGGCAATTGGCTGCGCCTGAAAAAAGCGGATCTCTACAAAGCAGATCGATGGTTTGACCGCTTCGGGGTGTTTGCGGTATTCATCGGCCGGCTGATTCCGCTTGTCCGCAGCCTCATATCAATTCCAGCAGGCATGTCCAATATGAAGTTCGTTTTATTTTTGGCTTTTACGACAGCCGGCACTTTGATCTGGAATACGGTGCTCGTCTATATCGGGCAGGCGGTCGGGGAGAACCGGAAAGAAATCCTGGAGCAATTGGGCATTTATTCGAATATCGTCTATGCTTTGCTTTTTGCCGGTGCCATTATCGGATTGTGGCTGTTTAAGAAAAAGCGCAGCGCAGGGCGGTAA
- a CDS encoding 2-hydroxyacid dehydrogenase gives MKPILFITQQLPEEAVADLHDVYEVRMWPEEERNAPREKLLEEAKEAKALWTMLGDEIDRELFESAPNLKIVVNLAVGYNNIDLDAAREHKVIVTNTPDVLTETTADLTFALMLATARRLIEAEKTVRNGEWQAWTPMGLTGQNVHGTTVGIVGMGRIGEAVCMRAQGFNMEVIYHNRTRKSLEEAQYAELDDLLKRSDFVVVLAPLTEQTKGMIGERELSLMKETAILINCGRGGIVDEQALYEALKNKSIWGAGLDVFEQEPLPLDHPLQTLNNLTVTPHIGSATVQTRYAMMQLNKEALQACANSKPVKNRVC, from the coding sequence ATGAAACCGATTTTATTCATTACACAGCAATTGCCAGAAGAGGCAGTAGCGGATTTGCACGATGTCTATGAAGTGCGCATGTGGCCGGAAGAAGAACGCAATGCGCCTCGTGAAAAATTACTTGAAGAAGCGAAGGAAGCGAAGGCGCTGTGGACGATGCTCGGCGATGAAATCGACCGTGAGCTATTCGAATCGGCGCCGAACTTGAAAATCGTCGTGAATTTGGCGGTCGGTTATAATAATATCGATCTCGATGCAGCGAGAGAACATAAAGTGATCGTCACGAATACACCGGATGTTTTGACTGAAACAACGGCTGACTTAACATTTGCTTTGATGCTGGCCACGGCCCGCCGCTTGATCGAAGCGGAAAAGACAGTGAGAAACGGCGAATGGCAAGCTTGGACGCCGATGGGATTGACCGGCCAGAACGTGCATGGCACCACTGTTGGGATTGTCGGGATGGGACGCATCGGGGAAGCGGTGTGCATGCGTGCGCAAGGCTTCAATATGGAAGTCATCTATCATAACCGGACGCGCAAAAGCCTGGAAGAAGCCCAATATGCGGAGCTTGATGATTTATTGAAACGCTCCGATTTCGTTGTGGTCCTTGCGCCGCTTACCGAACAAACGAAAGGCATGATCGGCGAACGTGAGCTATCCTTGATGAAAGAGACTGCGATTCTCATCAATTGCGGCAGAGGCGGGATTGTCGATGAACAAGCCCTTTATGAAGCATTGAAGAATAAGTCCATTTGGGGAGCGGGGCTCGATGTGTTCGAACAAGAGCCGCTGCCGCTGGACCACCCACTTCAAACGCTCAATAATTTAACGGTTACGCCGCATATCGGGAGCGCAACGGTGCAGACGCGCTATGCGATGATGCAACTGAACAAAGAAGCGCTGCAAGCTTGCGCAAACAGCAAACCGGTCAAGAACCGGGTGTGCTAA